The Nocardioides humi genome includes a region encoding these proteins:
- a CDS encoding metal-sensitive transcriptional regulator, whose protein sequence is MQLEPEEIKAIITRLKRANGHLVSVIRMLEDGAECEDALLQLAAVSKAVSRGGYALVSSGLQKCLEEGGPDSVDAKKMEKLFLALA, encoded by the coding sequence ATGCAGCTGGAGCCTGAGGAGATCAAGGCGATCATCACCCGTCTCAAGCGGGCCAACGGCCACCTGGTGTCGGTGATCCGGATGCTCGAGGACGGCGCCGAGTGCGAGGACGCCCTGCTGCAACTCGCCGCCGTCAGCAAGGCCGTCAGTCGCGGCGGCTACGCCCTGGTCTCCTCCGGACTGCAGAAGTGCCTCGAGGAGGGCGGCCCCGACAGCGTGGACGCCAAGAAGATGGAGAAGCTGTTCCTGGCGCTGGCCTGA
- a CDS encoding HNH endonuclease signature motif containing protein — translation MDLGTRPRTTAALLSRVGARIQARDTLLIEEWQDIVTWASDHVVVGPEGAATITDGFLDTGVPIAGDGAPLVSEFALMELVAVLGRSPDGGRAYVGRVIECAWRLPTVYAAVMTGRLTPWRAERIADLTHALNADAAGFVDRQLVHASGVGWAQLDRLIAEAILRFDPERAEAEREAAADQRYVEVGDPDTHGNTNGIVHLDAVLDAADGHDLEVAIARRARLLGDLGNDAPLDVRRSVALGELARADLTLDLEGSPGRKAVVNVHITDTTLTGHNPVGRWEDQQVPVSSEQIRKWLGTASTVIVRPVIDLADHVPIDSYEIPERHRVQVALRDHACRFPHCTRPATRCDLDHARPYGEGGPTCPCNEVALCRRHHRAKTHSAWSYDIVMPGSYIWTSPNGFTFRVDHRGTHPIHHATDPAGDPAPPDE, via the coding sequence ATGGATCTCGGAACCCGGCCCCGTACGACGGCAGCACTGCTGTCGCGGGTCGGTGCGCGGATCCAGGCCCGTGACACCCTGCTGATCGAGGAGTGGCAGGACATCGTCACCTGGGCCAGCGACCACGTCGTCGTCGGGCCGGAGGGTGCGGCGACGATCACCGACGGGTTTCTCGATACGGGGGTCCCGATCGCCGGGGACGGGGCGCCGTTGGTGTCGGAGTTCGCGCTCATGGAGCTCGTCGCCGTGCTCGGACGCTCGCCGGACGGTGGACGCGCCTATGTGGGGCGGGTCATCGAATGCGCCTGGCGGCTCCCGACCGTCTATGCCGCCGTGATGACGGGTCGGCTCACCCCGTGGCGGGCCGAGCGGATCGCGGACCTCACCCACGCCTTGAACGCCGACGCGGCCGGGTTCGTGGACCGGCAGCTCGTCCACGCCTCCGGGGTCGGGTGGGCCCAGTTGGACCGGCTCATCGCCGAAGCGATTCTCCGGTTCGACCCCGAACGCGCCGAAGCCGAGCGGGAGGCGGCTGCGGACCAGCGGTATGTGGAGGTCGGGGACCCCGACACCCACGGCAACACGAACGGGATCGTGCACCTCGATGCCGTGCTCGACGCCGCTGACGGACACGACCTCGAGGTTGCGATCGCCCGCCGCGCCCGTCTGCTCGGGGACCTCGGCAACGACGCTCCGCTCGATGTGCGGCGCTCGGTCGCGCTCGGGGAGTTGGCCCGGGCGGACCTCACGCTCGATCTGGAGGGTTCGCCGGGCCGCAAAGCCGTCGTGAACGTCCACATCACCGACACCACCCTGACCGGCCACAACCCCGTCGGCAGATGGGAAGACCAGCAGGTCCCCGTGTCGAGCGAGCAGATCCGCAAGTGGCTCGGCACCGCCTCGACCGTGATCGTGCGACCGGTGATCGATCTGGCCGACCACGTGCCGATCGACTCCTACGAGATCCCCGAGCGCCACCGCGTCCAGGTCGCTCTGCGCGACCATGCGTGTCGGTTCCCGCACTGCACCAGACCAGCCACCCGCTGCGACCTCGACCACGCCCGACCCTACGGCGAGGGCGGGCCTACCTGTCCGTGCAACGAGGTGGCCCTGTGCAGACGCCATCACCGGGCGAAAACCCACTCCGCGTGGTCCTACGACATCGTGATGCCCGGCTCCTACATCTGGACCAGCCCCAACGGCTTCACGTTCCGTGTCGACCACCGAGGCACCCACCCCATCCACCACGCGACCGACCCCGCCGGCGACCCAGCGCCACCCGACGAGTAG